In Meleagris gallopavo isolate NT-WF06-2002-E0010 breed Aviagen turkey brand Nicholas breeding stock chromosome 2, Turkey_5.1, whole genome shotgun sequence, the following are encoded in one genomic region:
- the LOC109366359 gene encoding neurexin-1-beta-like: protein LTLQCANSIITSPLFRYLPTANPTRAGGGREYPGSSEVIRESSSTTGMVVGIVAAAALCILILLYAMYKYRNRDEGSYHVDESRNYISNSAQSNGAVIKEKQPNSAKSSNKNKKNKDKEYYV, encoded by the coding sequence CTAACTCTTCAATGTGCAAACTCAATAATAACCTCTCCCTTATTTCGTTATCTACCTACAGCAAATCCTaccagggcaggaggaggaagggagtaTCCTGGCTCATCTGAGGTGATTCGTGAATCCAGCAGCACAACAGGCATGGTAGTTGGGATCGTGGCGGCAGCAGCGCTGTGTATCCTCATTCTCCTGTATGCCATGTACAAGTACAGGAACCGAGACGAAGGATCGTACCACGTAGACGAGAGTCGAAACTACATCAGTAACTCAGCACAATCCAATGGGGCTGTAATCAAGGAAAAACAGCCCAACAGCGCTAAAAGTtccaacaaaaacaagaaaaataaggatAAGGAGTACTATGTCTGA